The Sphingomonas donggukensis genomic interval GCGCGAGGATCAGGCCGATCGCGGGCGAGATGAAGATCGCGGCCACCGTCTTGATGACGCCGGGCCACACGATCGGGTCCAGCCCGGCCTTGGTGATCGTGGCACCGAGCAGTCCGCCGACCAGCGCGTGGCTTGACGACGACGGAATGCCCTTGATCCAGGTGATGACGTTCCACGCGATCGCGCCGACCAGCGCGCCGAAGATGACGCGCGGATCGATGATGTCGGCGGACACGATCCCCGATCCCACCGTCTTCGCCACCGCGGTGCCGAACACGAAATAGGCCGTGAAGTTGAAGAATGCCGCCCAGACGACGGCAACAACCGGCGACAGCACGCGGGTGGCGACGACGGTGGCGATCGAGTTGGCCGCGTCGTGCAGGCCGTTCAGGAAATCGAACAGCAGCGCGACGACGATCAGGAAGACCAGCAGGGTGAAGGAGATGGTCATGGCCGGGCGCGCGTCAGGCGTGATCGATCACGAGACCCTGGATCTCGTTCGCGACATCCTCGAACCGGTCGCAGACGCGTTCCAGATGGCTGTAGATCTCGCGCCCGACGATGAAGGCCATCGCATCGCCCTTCGTCCGCGAATACAGCGCGCGGAGCCCCGCGTCGTGCATGTCGTCGGCCTTGCCCTCGATCCGCACCAGCCGCTCGGTCAGGTCGTGCAGCTTGGCGGCGTTGGGCGCCAGGTTGCGCAGCAGCGGCAGCGCTTCGGCGGTGACGTGCGCCGCCTCCACGATCGCCTCGCTCATCGCCACCATCTGCGGGTCGAACTGGGTGACCTCGTACAGTGCGATCGAATTGGCGGTCTGGTTCATCTGGTCGATCGAATCGTCCATGACGCCGATCAGGTCGGTGATGGCGCTGCGGTCGAACGGGGTCACGAACACGCGGCGCACGTCCTGCAGCACGTCGCGGGTGATGTCGTCGGCCTCATGCTCGCGGCGCACGATCTCCGCGATGTGATCGCTGATCGCGCCCTGGCCGTGAAACAGGCGCGACATGGCGTCGGCGCCGGCGACGAGGGTGGCAGCATGCGCTTCGAATTGATCGAAGAAGCGCCCCTGGCTGGGCATCAACTTCTGGAACCAGCCCAGCATGGGCATTTCTCCTAAGGGGTCGAGTCGCGCGGCGGTTACAACGGTTACGGGTGCGCGACAATCGATCCCTCGTTGGACGCGCGCCGTGACAGTTCCGTGACAAGACACTGGACGAAGGCCGCCCGGGCGCGCGACAAGGCCGCCGGGGGGAAGCCGGAATGACGTTGCAATTCGCCGCGCTCGACTGGATCGTGGTCGGTGCCTATCTGCTGGCGATGGTCGGCGGGGGGTGGGCATTCTCCCGAGTCCGCACCACCGACACGCGCGATTATTTCCTGGCCGGGGGCAGCATCCCGGCGTGGCTGGCGGCGATATCGGTGCTGTCGGCGACGCAATCCGCCGCGACCTATCTCGGCGGGCCGGACTATGGCTTCCGCAACGATTACACCTATTTGGGCGCGGTCGTCAGCCCGATCCTGGCGGCGTTCTTCGTCGCGCATGTCCTCATCCCGCGCTTCTACGCGATGCGCGCGACGACGGTGTACGAGCTGCTTGCCGTGCGGTTCGATGTGCGGGCGATGCGCTGGGCGGGCGGCATGTTCCTGGTGGGGCGCGTGCTGGCGGGCGGATCGCGTGTCTATCTCGCGGCGATCGCGCTGGCGATGGTGACGACCGGCGGGGTGTCGGCACAGAGCATCATCGCGGCGGCCGGCGTGGTGATGATCGCGGCGTTCCTGTTCACTTTCGTGGGCGGATTGCGATCGGTCATCTGGAACGACCTGATCCAGTTCGTGATCTACGTCGGCTCGGCGATCGCGGTGCTGATCTTCTTGCGGTGGTCGATCCCGGCGACCAATGCGGAGATCATCGCCGGCATCTCGCCCACCCCGGCGGGGGTCGACAAGCTGAAACTGTTCGACTTCACCGCCGACCTGACCAAGCCGTTCGGCATCATCGCGGTGTTCACCGGCCTGTTCCTGCTGAACGTCGGCAACAGCGGGCTGGACCAGGACACCACCCAGCGGCTGCTGGCGTGCCCCGATGCGAAGACCGGCGCGCGCGGGCTGATCCTGTCGCAGCTGGCGAGCGTCCCGCTGATCGCGATGTTCCTGACGATCGGCGTACTGCTCCACGTGTTCTACGAACGCCCCGACCTGATGGGCGGCGCGACCAGCCAGGCGGCGGCGACGTTCGCGGGGGAGAAGGTGACGATATTCGTCCACTATATCCTGACCGAGGTGCCGTCGGGCCTGCGCGGCCTGGTCACCATCGGGGTGATGGCGGCGGCGGTGGCGACGACCAATTCGGCGCTGAACGCGATGTCGTCGGTAATGGTCAGCGATTTCTACCGCCCGTTTCGCGAGGCGCGCGGCGGGGCGAGCGAGCGGCATTTCGTCCACGCCGGGCGGATCGGCATGGGGATCGTCGGTGTCGCGATGTTCGGCATGGCGGCGCTCAGCTATTATTGGCAGCGCTATTCGGACACGCCGCTGCTCGAATTCGCGTTGCAGGTCATGGTGTTCGCCTATGCCGGCTTGCTCGGCGTCTATTTCGTCGCGGTGTTCACGACGCGTGGGAGCACGCCGTCGGTGATCGCCGCGCTGATCGGCGGCTTCGCGACCGTGCTCGCCATGCAGCCGTTCATGGGCCTGATGGCGAAGGGCCTCGCCTTCCCCTATCAGCTCTGCATCGGGACACTGGTCGCCGCGCTGATTTGCGCGGTGCCGCGCGGCAAAAAGGGCGGGACGGCGCCCGCGTAACCGGTTACACGACGGCAAAAGTCAGGGAGAAGGACAGGCATGACCGAACAACGATCCGGCATCGCCGGCGGCAGCAGCGGCGCGGCTTTCGCGACGGTGACCACATTGTTCTTCGCATGGGGCTTCATCACGTCGCTGATCGATCCGCTGGTCGCGGCGATGAAGGGGATCTTCGACCTCTCGAATTTGCAGGCACAGCTGAGTGCGTCGGCGTTCTTCATCGCGTACGGCGTGATGAGCTTCCCCGCCGCCGCCCTGCTCGCGCGGCGCAAATCGGTGCCGACGGTCATCATCGCGCTGGCGACGGTGCTGGCCGGGTGCCTCATCATGCTTGTCGCCGCGAACCTTGCGCGCTACGGCATCGTCCTGCTCGGGCTGTTCGTGACGGCCAGCGGCATCACCATCCTCCAGGTCGCGGCCAATCCGCTCGCGGCAGCACTCGGCACGCCCGAGCGCGCGCACTTCCGCCTGACCTTCAGCCAGGCGTTCAACAGCCTCGGTACCTTCCTCGGCCCCATCATCGGCGCGCATCTGTTCCTGAAGGGGGTGGAAGTGAAGGCCGGCACCGTCGTCACCGATGCGGTGCGTGACGGGGCGCTGGCCGGGATCGACCGCGCGTTCTTCTGGATCGCCGGGCTGATCGCGCTGCTGATCCTGTTCTTCTACGCCTCCCGCAAGCTGGTTGCCGCAGCGGCACCCCCGGCTCCGGCGGGCAGTGCGACGCGCGGCGTCACGGCGGCGTTCTCCGAAGCGATTACCTCACGCTGGGCGCTGCTCGGCGGCGCCGCGATCTTCCTCTACGTCGGCGCGGAGGTCGCGATCGGCACGCAGATGGCGCTGTTCCTCAATTCGGACGCCGTCTGGGGCCAGTCCGACGCGGCGTTCGGCGTGCCGATCCTCGGCTGGTTCATGGGCGGCGACGGCGTCGCCGGGGTCTCGCTTCAGGAGGCGGCCAAGGCGGTCGCATTCTACTGGGGCGGCGCGATGGTCGGGCGGCTGATCGGGTCGGCGCTGCTGGCGCGGTTCGACGCGGGAAAGCTGATGGCGGTGTTCGCCAGCGTGGCGTGCGCGATGTGCCTGTACGTCTTCAGCGTCGGCGGGGTCAGCGCGGGCTTCATCGCGCTGTCGATCGGGCTGTTCAACTCAATCATGTTCCCGGTCATCTTCACGCTGACGCTGGAACGCTCGACGGCATCGGAAGAAGCGACGTCGGGCTTCCTGTGCTTCGCGATCGTCGGCGGCGCCGCGATCCCGCCGTTGGCGGGCGCGGTGTCGGATGCGACCAGCAACATCACCGCGTTCATCGTGCCGGCGGTCTGCTACGCGCTACTCGCCGCCTTCGCGGTCGCCGCCACCCGTGCGGTCATCCACCGGCGCGGGGAGGACGCACCCGTCTCCCCGCATTGATCGATCAGCCGGCGGCGGTTTCCTTGAGGCCGCCGCCGAGCGCGATGTAGAGCGACACCTCGCTCTGCAACTGCGCGCTGCGCAGGGTCAGGAGCTGCTGTTCGGCGGTGAACAGGTTGCGCTCGGCATCCAGCACCTCGAGGTAGATCGACAGGCCGTTGTCGTAGCGCAGCCGCGCGACGCGGGTGAGGCGGCGCTGCGCATCGACCGCGCGGCCCTGTGCCGCGATCTGCTCGGCATAGCGACGCCGCGCGACCAGCGCGTCGGCGACTTCGCGGAACCCCTCCTGCGCGGCGCGCTGATACGCGGCGACAAGTTCGTCGCGCTGGGCCTTTGTCAGCCGCAAACCGGCGGCGCCGCGACCCCAGGTGAGCACCGGCTGGTTGATATCGACGGCACCGCGATATTGCAGCGAGTCACCCGAGATCAGGCTGCCGAGCGCAGGCGATATGAAGCCGAGCAGTCCGGTCAGCGAAATCGTCGGCAGGAACGCCGCCCGCGCCGCGCCGATGTTGGCGTTGGCCGCGCGCAGCCGCTGTTCGGCCTGAAGGATGTCGGGCCGGTTGACGAGTAGTGCGGAGGGCAGGCCGGGCTCGACATTGGCGTAGATCGCCGGGTCCGACAGCGGGCGCGGAGCGGGCAGGGTGGTGGCGATCGGCCCGCCGACCAGCACCGTCAGCAGGTTTTCGGCCTGCGCGGTGGTGCGGCGCAGCTCGGCCAGCTCCGTCTCTGCCTGCGTCACCAGCAGCGCGGCCTGGTCGAAATCGACGGTCGAGGTGACGCCCGCGTCCATCCGCTTGCGCGCGATGCGCAGGCCCTCGCGCCGTCCGGTGACGGTGCGTTCGGCGAGCGCGATCTGCTCCTCGCCAGCGCGGATCTGAAGGTAGGTCGCGGCGACCTGACCGACCAGCGACAGGCGGAACGCGCGTTCCGCCTCGACCGTGGCGAGATATTCGCGGCGCGCAGCCTCCGACAGGTTGCGCACGCGGCCCCAGAAATCGAGTTCGAAGCTTGTGACAGCCACGCCCAGCGAAAACTGGTTCAGCGTGAAGGACGTCGGCGAGTCGGTGTCGCCCGTGCCGGTGCCGCTGCTGGGGAAGGCGAGCGAGTTGAGCGGCGTGCGCGTGCGCGAGGCGCCCGCCTGCACGTCGATCTGCGGCAAACGCGCGCCGTCCTGGATGCGGTATTGCGCGCGGGCCTGCGCGACGCGGGCGACCGACTGGGCGAGGTCGCGGTTGTTGGCGAGCGCGGCGGCGATCAGCGCCTGCAACCGCGCATCGCCGAAGAACTCGCGCCAGCCGATGTCGGCCGCCGCCCGCGCGCCGGTGGTGGCGTCCGGAAACGTCGGCGCGATCGGCGCGACCGGGGGGCGATAGGTGGGCGCGAGGTTGCACCCGGCGAGCGCCGCGGTGCCGGCGAGGATGGCGAACTTACGCATGAGCCTTGGTTCCTTCCGGCGCCCCGGGCGCATCGGGGCCGTGGCGTTCGGGATGCAGATCGGGCTTCTTGCTCGACAGCCACTTGCGCGCGGCGAAGTAGAAGACGGGGGTGAAGAAGATGCCGAACGCGGTGGCGGTAATCATGCCGCCCATCACGCCGGTGCCGACCGCATGGCGGCTGGCCGCGCCCGCGCCGCTGGCGATCACCAGCGGCACCATGCCGAGGATGAACGCCAGGCTGGTCATCAGGATCGGACGCAGCCGCTGGCGCGATGCCTCCAGCGTCGCCTCGGCGGGCGACCGGTCCCCGACCTCGTCGTCGATCGCGAATTCAACGATCAGGATCGCGTTCTTCGCAGCCAGGCCGATGATCGTGATGAGGCCGATGTTGAAATACACGTCCGCCGACAGCCCGCGCAGCATCGTGAAGACGACCGCGCCGAGCACGCCGAACGGCACCACCAGCAGCACCGACAGCGGGATCGCCCAGCTGTTGTAGAGCGCGGCGAGCAGCAGGAAGACGACGACCAGCGACAGGCCGAGCAGCAGCCCGATCTGGCCGCCGGCCTGCTTCTCCTCGAACGCGGTGCCGGTCCATTCGTAGCCGAAGTTCGGCTTCAGCACGCGGTCGGCGATCTCCTCCATCGCGGTCAGCGCCGCACCCGAGCTTTCGCCTGGTGCCGCCTGACCCGAGATGGTGAGCGCCGGGTAGCCATTGTAGCGCTGCACCTGCGTCGCGCCCGCGGTCCACGACACGCGGGTGAAGGCGGAGAAGGGCACCATCTGGCCGGTGGCGTTGCGGACGCGGAGCGCCAGTACGTCGTCCTCGGTCATGCGGTTGGGGGCGTCCGCCTGGAGATAGACGCGCTGGACCGTGCCCTGGTTCGAGAAGTCGTTGGCGTAGGCCGAGCCGAAGCTGATCGCGAGCGTCGCGTTGACGTCGGCGATGCTGAGGCCGAGCGCCCGGGCCTGCACCCGGTCGACATCGACGTACAACTGCGGCGAGGGCGCCTGTCCCTCGGGACGCACGCCGGCGAGGACCGGATTCTTCGCCGCCTCCGCCATGATCGCGCCCATCGCAGCCTGCAGCCCCGCGGGGTCGTTGCCGACGCGGTCCTCGATCTTCATCGAGAAGCCGGTGGCGTTGCCCAGCGCCTGGATCGCCGGCGGGTTGAGAGCGAAGATCGTCGCGCCGGGAATGCCCGCGGTCGCGCCGAACGTCGCGCCGATGACCGCGTTCACCGAATTCTCCGCGCCCTTGCGGTCCTCATAGGGCTTCAACATCACGAACGAGAGCGCGGCGGACTGGCCCTGTCCGAAGAAGTTGAAGCCGATGACCGAGAACATTTGCGAGAATTGCGGCTGCTTCATCAGGAACGCTTCGGTCTGTTTGACTGCGACCGCGGTCTTGTCGGCGGTGGAGCCGACCGGCGCGTCGTAGCTGATGACGTAGTATCCTTGGTCCTCCTCGGGCAAGAACCCGCCGGGCAGGCGCCCGAACAGCAGCAGCGTGACCGCGAAGATCGCCGCGAACACCGCGAGCCAGCGCACCGGCCGCGACAGCATCGCGCCGACCCCGCCGATGTAGCGATCGGTTGCGCGGCCGAAATAATCGTTGAACCAGTTGAAGAATCGCTGCGGATAGCCGCGCCAGCCCTCTGCCGGCACGCGTTCCTCGCCGGGCGCGTGCTTGTGCGGCTTCAACAGCGTCGCGCACAGTGCCGGCGTCAGCGTGAGCGCCAACACCGCCGAGAAAAAGATCGACACCGCCAGCGTGACCGAGAACTGGCGGTAGATTCCGCCGGTCGAGCCCGGAAAGAACGCCATCGGGATGAACACCGCGATCAGGACCAGCGTGATGCCGATGATCGCGCCGCGGATCTGGCCCATCGCCTTGATCGTTGCCTGCGCGGGCGGCAGGCCTTCCTCGGCCATGATGCGCTCGACATTCTCAACCACGACGATCGCGTCGTCGACGAGGATGCCGATCGCCACCACCATCGCGAACAGCGACAGCGTGTTGATCGAGAAGCCGAACGCCCACAGCCCCAGGCACCCGCCCGCCAGCGCGATCGGCACGACGATCGCCGGGATCACGGTCGCGCGCCAGCTTTGCAGGAACACGAACATGACGAGAAAGACGAGCAGCATCGCCTCGATCAGGGTGCGGATGACGTTGTCGATCGAGGTCGAGATGAACGGCGTGGTGTCGTAGGATACCGCCCATTTGATATCCTGCGGGAAGGTGCGTTCCAGCTCCTTCATCCGCGCGCTGACGGCATCGCGGGTGGCGATGGCGTTGGCGCCCGCGGCCAGCTGGACGGCGATGCCGGCGACTTCCTTACCATCCAGCGTCGATTTGAACTGGTAATTGTCGGCGCCGATCTCGATCCGCGCCACGTCGCCCAGCCGCACGGTCGATCCGTCCGGGTTGGCGCGGATGATGATGTTGGCGAATTGCTCGGGCGTCTGGAAACGGTTTTGTGTCACGATCTTCGCGTTGAAGTCGGCACCGGGCGCAGTCGGCTGGTCGGCGAGGCCGCCGCCCGCGGTCTGGCCGTTCTGCTCCTGCACCGCGGCGAGCGCGTCGGAGGGCGACAGGTTGAAGCCAGCGAGCTTGTCGGGATCGAGCCAGATCCGCATCGCCTTTTCGGAACTGAACAGCTGGGCATTGCCGACGCCCGACACGCGGCGCAGCTCGTTCACGACCTTGGTTGAGGCGAAGTCGCCGAGCTCGAGTGCCGGTGTCCTGCCGCTTTTCGACTGGATGGTGATGACCTCCAGGAAGCCCGCGGAATTGTCGGCGATCTGGATGCCCAGGCGGCGCACGTCCTCGGGCAGGCGCGGCTCGGCGCGGTTCAGCCTGTCCTGCACCTGCGTCCGCGCGACGTCGAGGTCGGTGCCGGATTCGAAGGTGACGATGATCTCGCCCGTGCCGTTCGCGCGGCTGCTCGACGACATGTAGAGGAAATTATCGACGCCGTTCAGCTCGCGCTCGATGACCGCGGTGACGTTCTTGTCCATCGTCTCGGCATCGGCGCCGTTGTAGTTGTAGGCGAGCGTGAGCGATGGCGGCGCGACGCTGGGGTATTGCTCGATCGGCAGGTTGATGAGCGCCATCGCGCCGAACAGCGCGACGAAGGCGGCGATGACCCAGGCGAAGACCGGGCGGTGGACGAAGAAACTGTCCATGACGCTTACTGCCCGCCCTTGGGCGCACCGGCTTGGCCGGCGGGGGCGGGATCGCCCTTGACCTGCACCTTCATGCCTGGCTGCACCTTTTGCCAGCCGTCGGTGATGACGCGTTCGCCGGGTTTCAGGCCCGACTTGATCGACCAGCCGCCGGCGACTTGCCCAGCGATCTGCACCGGACGGGGTGTCGCGCTGCCGTCGGCGCCGACCACGAACACGGTCGCGCCGCGGTCGCCGATCTGCACCGCGCGGGAGGGGAGGACGATGCCGCCGCGCTTCGTGCCGATGGCGATGCGCCCGCGCACGAACTGGCCGGGGAGGAGCAGTCGCTCACCGTTGGGGAACACCGCGCGCAGCACCTGGCTGCCGGTCTGCGGGTCGACTGTCTGGTCGGCGAAATCGAGCCGCCCGACCGGGCCGTATTCGCGCCCGTTGGCCAGCAGCAGGCGCACCTCGACCTGCGACAGCGGGGCCATCTCGCCCCCGCCGCTGCGATCGGCGGTGCGCATGTCGAGGATCGCGGCGTTCGACTGGGTGAACACGGCATAGACCGAGCCGGCCTGCTCGATTGTGGTCAGCAGGGTCGCCTGCGTCGCGCTGACCAGCGCCCCCTCGGTCACCTGCGCGCGCCCGGCCCGGCCGGCGATCGGCGCGCGGACGGTGGTGTAGCCCAGTTGCAATTGCGCGCGGGCGAGGGCGGCGCGGGCGTCGGCGACGTTGGCGGTTTCGGATCGCAGGCTGGCGTTGGCCTGGTCGAATTCCTGGCCGCTGACCGCGCGCTCCTTGATGAGCGGGGTGTAGCGGCGGACGACCGAGGCGGCGTTGCTGCGCGCAGCCTCCGACCGGGCGACCGCGGCGCGGGCCTGTGCCACCTGTTGCAGCAGGTCGCGCCGGTCGATCTGGAACAGCGGCTGGCCGGCGCGGACGTCGGTACCCTCCTGATACAGCCGGCGCTCGACGATACCGTCGGCGCGGGCGCGGACTTCGGACGTGCGGGTTGCCTCGATGCGGCCGGGCAGCTCGACGATGTTCGGTACGTCCTGCGCCTGGACGGTCATCGCGACGACGAGCGGCGGCGGTCCGGCACCCGGCGGGCCACCGGCGCCGCCCCCCTGCTGGGCATCGCCCCCGCCGCAACCGACGAGGAGGAAGGAGAGCGTCACGGCGAGCGAGCCGCGGATCAGACGGGTGGTTTTAGTCACGAAAATCTCCGGGGGTGGCGGCCGGTGGAAGGTCTTGTGGTCGGGAGTGGCGAGCGGTCAGGGGCTCGCGCGGGTCATTGCAGTCAGTGCGGCGCGGACCTCGGCATCGACCGGCGGCGGGCCTTCGCCCTGATGCAGCGACGACAGCCAGATGCCGTCGGTCGCCAGCCGCACGATCGCGCAGGGAACATTGTCGTCGGTCGCGGCATGTTCGGCGACCTGACGCGCGATCCATTCTGCCCAGCGTTGCTGGAGGTTGGGGTCGGCCAGCATGGCGAGGCACAGCGCGCGCGACGACACCGTCTCGTTCATGCGGTGATCGCCGAAAATGCCGTCGAGCAGCGCGCGGGTGAAGCGGCCATGCGGATCGGGATCGGCGGCCATCAGTTCGGCCAGCGTCTCCCCGGCATGCGCCATCATCTCATCCAGCACGCCGTCGATCAGTTCCTGACGAGAGGCGAAATGGTGGAACAGCCCGCCCTTGGTCACGCCCGCCGCGCGCGCGACGGCATCGACCGTCATCCGCGCCAGACCTTGGTCGCAGATCAGCACCGCGGCTGCATCGAGCAGCGCGGCGCGGACCTTCTTGGGATCCTTGCGACGTTCATATCCGCAGGGCGGGATCATCGGGGAAGCGGCCTTGACATGCTGAAACCGACCGTCCGGTATCTTTGGATGTGATCCAGGTCAATTGCAATCTTCGCACGTGCAGCATCGCGGTTTGGTAGCGGCAGCATGTCGGTCGTCCGTGACCGGCTGATGACAAGCGGCTAGCAAGAGGCATGACCTTGCCACTCGAACCACGCCGAATTCTGGGTGCCGTCCTCGCCGGCGGGGCAGGGCGACGCTTCGGCAGCGACAAGGCGCTGGCGGTGCTGGCGGGGCGCCCGCTGATCGAACATGCCGCACGCGCGGTCGGCAAATGGGCGTCGCAGGTCGTCGTCTGCGGGCGGGAATTCGGTGGCTATGCGTCCGTTGCGGATCGCCCGAGGCCGGGTCTCGGCCCGCTCGGAGCGATCAACGCGGCGCTCCACTTGGCCGCGGAACAGCACATGGCCGGGGTGCTGACGATCGCCTGCGACATTCCCGTGCTCCCGGATGAAGTGGCGGCGCGGTTGCTGCACGAACGACCAGCGGTCGCCGCCGGGCAGCCCCTGCTAGGCTATTGGCCCGTCGCACTGGCGGAGGTGCTGGACGCCTATCTCGCAACGGCGGAGGACCGATCGGTGTGGGGATGGGCGCGTCACGTCGGCGCCGTCGAGGTGGCGACGGCGGGGGTGCTGGCGAACGTCAACACCCCCGCCGATCTGGCCGAACTAGCCGAATACTGGCCGAGCGCGGATCAGGCGCCGACGTCTTCCAGCCGCGAAGGCTCGTGCATCGGGCAGCCGTTGACCCGCCCGCGATAATCCGCCGAGAATTCGTACGGAGACTTGCGGGCGCGATTGACTCCGCCGAGCGGCTGGTGCGCGGCAAGCCCATGCCACGGGCTGAACGCCAACGCGTCGTCGGTCGTCTCGGTCACGCCATGCTGCCACCCGATCTGGGGTTCGACGCGCAGCGTGCCGACGGTGCGGAACGGGCTCGCCTCCTCGTCCCAGACGGCGCTGGCATCCTCGATCGGCATGTCCTCCAGGTTCGTGCAGAGCTGCACGCGCAACTCCCACGTGCCGCCCTGTTCGATCAGCAGCTCGTTCACCGCCTCGCGGATGGCATCGGGGCGACCCGACGCATTGACCGTCTCGTCGGCGAAATCCTTGATCGCCGACGTCGGCACCAGCGAGAATTTCGCGATATAGTCGCCGTAGCGGAACGGCGTCTGCGAGTAATAGGTCGCGCCGAGCGGATGCACGGGCTTCGCGCCGCCGAGCGTCTGGAGGAACGAGGATTTGCCCCCGACCGCCTCCAGCGCGGCTTCGGCGCCGCGGGCCAGCGCCGACACCAGCTTCTTCGCGCCCTCGGCCTTGTCGGTGGTCTTGGCGAGCAGTTTCAGATTGCCGAGGAACGCTTTGGGGTCGGGCGCGGCGAACGCCGGGCCGTTGACCATGACGAAATCCTGCGTGCTGGCGTCCTCCGACCCCGGCAGTCGCTCGCCCTTCACGTCCAAAATCTTGAGCGCGAGCCCGCGCGGCAGCGAAATCGAGTCGTCCAGGATGTCGCCCGCGTTGGTCGACAGGCGCAGGATCGCCTCGTGCTCACCCGGCTCCGCGAACATGCCCTGCGCCAGCTCGGGCGGCAGGTTGTCGGCGACCGTGAAGGTGCCGCGCGCGATGCCGTGACCCTTGGCATGCACCGCGCGCAGGCCGTGGCCGGTGTCGGCGGATGTGGTGTCCAGGATGATCTTGAACTGCTCGTTCAGCCCGCGGATCGTCTCCGCCTCATCGGCTGCGGGCGTTTCGATCGCGGGCGTATAGCGGATAGGCTGATCCATGTTAACTCCTTGAGCAAGGCGGGCGTTTCCACTCGCTCAACCCGCGCCGACCGCCGCCGTTCCGCGACACCCGCAATGGACGCAACCGGGTAAGGGGCGTAGCGTTTAGCCGCTGGGAGACGTGACCGAGATGGCTAAGCAACAGTTCGACAACCCCGATCTGACACCGTTCAAGGGGCCGGCGGGCGGATGGGGGTCGCTGCGCTCGGTCGCCGAAATCCTGCCGCGCGAGCGGGTGTCGCCGGAGGCGGTGCGCGAGCTGGTGCGCCAGAACAAGCCGGACGGCTTCGCCTGCGTCAGTTGCGCGTGGCCGAAGCCCGCCGACCACCACCCCGCCGAATTCTGCGAAGAGGGCGCCAAGGCGACGGCGTGGGAGCTGACCGGCTATCGCACCACGCCCGAATTCTTCGCGAAGCACACGCTGACCGAGCTGCGCAGCTGGAGCGACTATGCGCTGGAGCAGCATGGCCGGCTGACGCACCCGCTACGCTACGATGCGGCGACCGACCGCTATGTCGCGTGTGCGTGGGACGAGGCGTTCGATACCATCGCCGCGGCGCTGAAGCCGCTCGATCCGAAATCGGTGGTGTTCTACGCCTCGGGACGCGCCAGCCTCGAAACCTCGTACATGTACGGCCTGATGGCGCGGATGTTCGGCAACCAGAACCTGCCCGACAGTTCGAACATGTGCCACGAGTCCACTTCGGTCGGGCTGAAGGCGGCGATCGGCGTGCCGGTGGGCACCACCCAGCTGCGCGATTTCGAGGTGTGCGACCTCGTCATGATCTTCGGTCACAACATCGGGTCGAACGCACCACGGATGCTCCACCCGTTGCGTTCCGCCCGCAAGCGCGGGTGCGAGGTGATCGCGGTCAATCCCCTGCGCGAGCGTGGTCTGGAGCGGTTCACCGATCCGCAGAATCCGGTCGAGATGACGCTGCTGAAGGAATCGAACATCGCCACCCAGTTCATCCAGGTGAAGGCGGGCGGCGACCTGGCGGTGATGATGGGGATCGCCAAATATCTGGTCGAGTGGGACGATGCCGCGCTGACGGCGGGCAGCCCGGCAGTGCTCGACCACGACTTTATCGCCGAGCATACCCACGGCTTCGACGCGTTCGTGGCCAAGGTGCGCGGTGCGGAGTGGCCGGCGATCGAAGCCGAGGCGGGCGTGCCGCTGGCCGAGATCGAGGCGGCGGCGCGGCGCTATGCCAAGGCGCGGGCGGTGATGGCGGTGTACGGCATGGGCCTGACCCAGCATGTGAAGGGCG includes:
- a CDS encoding catalase family protein yields the protein MDQPIRYTPAIETPAADEAETIRGLNEQFKIILDTTSADTGHGLRAVHAKGHGIARGTFTVADNLPPELAQGMFAEPGEHEAILRLSTNAGDILDDSISLPRGLALKILDVKGERLPGSEDASTQDFVMVNGPAFAAPDPKAFLGNLKLLAKTTDKAEGAKKLVSALARGAEAALEAVGGKSSFLQTLGGAKPVHPLGATYYSQTPFRYGDYIAKFSLVPTSAIKDFADETVNASGRPDAIREAVNELLIEQGGTWELRVQLCTNLEDMPIEDASAVWDEEASPFRTVGTLRVEPQIGWQHGVTETTDDALAFSPWHGLAAHQPLGGVNRARKSPYEFSADYRGRVNGCPMHEPSRLEDVGA